Below is a genomic region from Bacillus mycoides.
TGATGGAAAGAAAGAGCCGTACCGCTTGAAATTTCGCAGACCGTCTTTTTATAATTTGCAAATCTTACCGAAGTTATTGAAAGGTGAAAACATCGCCAATTTAATTACGATTTTAGGTGGGGTTGATATTGTACTTGGGGAGGTTGACGGCTAATGATTGAGACGCTCTTACAATCACCTTCAAGCTGGACGAATTTCTTCATTTTTTTCGGATTAGCGGTGCTTCTATTATTTGCAGTCCTTGGCTTCGTTACATACGGTATTTTGGCAGAACGGAAAGTGATGGGATTTATGCAAGGGCGGATTGGACCAAACCAAGTTGGGGGCCGGTTCGGTTTACTCCAAACGGTAGCTGATGTTTTGAAATTATTATTAAAAGAAGATAGTATTCCGAAAGCTGCAGATAAACCGTTGTTTATATTAGCGCCTGTTATTGCATTCGCACCAGCATTTATGGTGCTTGCGGTTATCCCGTTTACTGATAAATTTCAGTTCGCGGATATTGGCGTAGGGTTACTGTATTACATTGCTGTCTCTGGGATTACGACGATCGGAGTTGTAACTGGGGGATGGGCATCAAATAATAAATATTCCCTTTTAGGAGGGATGCGTGCGGCAGCGCAAATGATTTCTTATGAGATTCCACTTGTGATGAGTGTAATTGGCGTCGTTTTGTTAGCTGGTAGTCTTAACTTGAATGAAATTGTAGCGGCGCAGGAAAAGGTATGGTACATTTTCGCACAGCCAATCGGTTTCGTCATTTTCTTAATCGCGGCAGTTGCAGAGTTAAATAGGACACCGTTTGATTTACCCGAAGCGGAGTCAGAACTTGTTTCAGGATACCATACGGAATACTCAGGTTTTCGCTGGGCGTTTTTCATGCTTTCAGAGTATGTGTATTTCTTCGGGATGTCATCTTTAATTACAGTACTCTTTTTAGGAGGCTGGAATCCAGTTATGTTCCTTGGGTTTATTCCAGGAGCCGTATGGTTTGCTTTGAAATTCAGCAGTGTGGTCTTTCTATTGATTTGGTTCCGCGTTACGTTCCCGCGCATAAGAGGTGACCAGTTAATGGAGTTTGGTTGGAAAGTATTATTACCAATCGCACTTGCAAATATTTTCTTAACGGCATTGATTAAGGAGCTATTCTTCTAATCTATAAAGGGGGTGCCAGTAAGAGATGAAAGGACTATTTAAAGGGTTAAAATATACGCTTAGTAATTTGAGTAAGAAAAAGGTGACGTATGATTATCCAAATCAACCGTTGCCATTACCAGACCGATTTCGAGGTATTCAAAAGTTTTATCCAGAGAAATGTATTGTTTGTAATCAGTGTTCCAACATTTGTCCGACAGATTGCATTCAATTAACAGGAAAAAAACATCCTGATCCTACGAAAAAAGGGAAAATTATCGACACGTATGATATTAATTTTGAAATTTGTATTCTTTGCGATTTATGTACAGAAGTTTGCCCGACAGAGGCGATTGTAATGACAAATAACTTTGAACTTGCAGAGTATTCACGTGATGATTTATTTAAAAATTTGCAGTGGCTTGACGAGAACGACGAGAACGTCAGGAAGGAGAATAAAGCATGAACGGCGAGTTTGTAGCTTTCTTTATATTATCCTTGTCTGCGATTATCGGCGGTGTTCTTATGCTGAATTTAACGAAAGTAATGCATATGATGCTGGCCCTTGTGCTTACGTTCCTTAGCATTGCGGGTTTGTACTTTCTCTTATCAGCCGAATTTATCGGAGTGGCACAAATTTTACTTTACTCTGGTGCAATCACTATTATTATGATTTTTGGTATTATGTTAACGAAACATAACGCGGAAAATGAATCGCGCCTTACTCTTCGAAAATGGATTATCTTCTTTGCGGTTGTAGCATTTGGAGCAGTTATGTATTTCGCTGTTAATAGTATCGATTTTTCAAATCAAAGCACACAAGGAAGTTTACCTCTCCATGAAAATAACACACTTCAAATCGGTACACTTCTCTATTCAAAATATATTATTCCATTCGAATTAACCTCAGTTATTTTACTTGTAGCACTTGTAGGAGCGATTATCCTTGCGAAGAAGGATGAGGGAGAGGAGGATTCCCATGAGTAGCGTTCCGGCTTCTGCGTATTTAACACTTGCGATTATTTTGTTTTGCATCGGCTTATTTGGAGCTTTAACAAAGCGAAATACAGTAATTGTACTAGTTTGTATCGAATTGATGTTAAACGCCGCCAATTTAAATCTAGTAGCGTTTAGTAAATTAGGCTTGTTTCCGAATTTAACAGGACAAATTTTTTCGCTGTTTACGATGTCTGTAGCGGCAGCGGAGGCAGCGGTAGGTCTTGCAATTTTGATTGCTTTGTACCGTAATCGCCCGACAGTTCATGTAGATGAGATGGATACGCTCAAAGGATAGCATTGTGACCGAAAAGGGGGAAGGAAACAATGATCGATTATGCATGGCTCATACCGCTTTTCCCGCTTGTTTCGTTTTTGTTACTTATTGTGTTCGGGAAGAAAATTAGAGAGGGAAGTAGTGTACTAGGTATTTTCTTTACCTTTCTCTCCTTTATATCCGCGGTAGTGGTACTAATAGAACGATTTTCATCCGAGGCAGTGAAGCATAAGTGGGTATGGCTTAGGGTAGGAGATATAGATATATCATTTGGTTTTGAAGTTACCGCATTAGGGGCTTTAATGTTGTTTATCGTTACACTTGTGAGTTTTCTTGTACATGTGTACTCAAAAGGTTATATGAAAGGTGACACCAGATTACCAACCTTTTATGCATATTTAGGGCTCTTTACCTTTGCGATGCTTGGGCTAGTTATATCGACGAATTTATTACAGCTTTATATATTTTGGGAGTTAGTCGGCCTTGGTTCGTTTTTACTTATCGGTTTTTATTTCTTTAAAGAAGAAGCGAAGGCTGCTGCGAAAAAGGCTTTTATTATGACACGCATTGGGGATGTTGGGCTATTTACTGGGATGATATTAATTTTTTGGCACGCAGGTAGTTTTGAATATGACGCGATTTTTAAAGCGATTCATACGGGCGACCTCTCTCCTTCTATGATTACAATAACGGCGATATTAATTTTTATCGGTGCGATGGGGAAATCGGGTCAGTTCCCGCTTCATACATGGTTGCCAGATGCAATGGAAGGACCGACGCCTGTTTCGGCGCTTATTCACGCGGCAACGATGGTTGCAGCCGGTGTATATTTAGTAGCGACGATGTTCCCGCTATTTTCAGCAAGTGCGGTAGCGATGCAAACTGTGGCAATCGTTGGGGCTTTCACCGCAATCTTTGCGGCCTCTATCGGTCTAGTGCAAACTGATATTAAGAGGGTTCTTGCTTACTCTACAGTTAGTCAGCTCGGGTATATGATGCTTGCGCTAGGCTCGGCTGGTTATGTAGCTGGTATCTTTCACTTAACGACACACGCCTTTTTTAAAGCATTATTGTTCCTGGCAGCAGGAAGTGTAATTCATGCAGTCCATACGCAAAACATTAATAAAATGGGCGGTTTACAGAAAAAGATGAAAGTAACCGGTGCACTATTTTTAATAGGCACACTTGCAATTAGTGGTGTTCCCCTTCTTTCCGGATTTTTTAGTAAAGATGAAATTTTAGCGGCGGCTTGGATGAATGGCAATTACTTTCTATTCGTTTTAGCAGTAATTGCGGCATTTCTAACAGCATTTTATATGTTCCGTCTATATTTTCTTGTCTTTACGGGGGAAACGAAGACGAAGGAAGAGGTGCATGAATCGCCTCGCACCATGACGTATCCGATGATTGTCCTTGGTGTCCTTGCGGTAGTGGCAGGTTATATAAATACACCGTGGTTCGGAACGTTTCTTGGGGATTGGCTTACGAAAGATATAGGATTCCAGGTGAAGGAAGTGCATGGACCTGTTTGGATTATGGTTGTTGCGACGCTCGTTTCATTTGCGGGAATTGCCCTCGCATATTTCATATATGGCAAGAAATCTATCTCTAGAGATTGGGCCGGTGGAGAAGGGACGTCTCTTTATAACCTTTTGAAAGAAAAATATTATGTGGATGAACTATACAATGCGACGGTGCTTCCTATTACGAAAGGAATCGCTCATGTGCTTCGCTTATTTGAAGTATACGTTGTAGAAGGAATCGCAGTTTTAATTGCTGGACTCGTTAAAGGTATGAGTGGACTAGGATCACGGCTTCAAAACGGGAATGTACAAGTGTATGGAACTGTAACAGCAGTTTCGCTCGCAGTGCTCCTAATTATTTTGTTATATACGGGAGGGGATTTACGGTGAATGGATTGCTATTAACGTTCTTCATTTTTTCCCCGCTTTTAGGAATTCTCTTGCTTTTATTAACGCCGAAACGAGAATCGCGTACAGTGCAGGCGCTTGGTTTATTCGGAACGGCGCTTCCATTTGGAATTGCTATCGTCCTTGCTTGTACATACGCTTCAGGAAAGAGCTTATCGATATTTGATGAAAAAGTGAAATGGATTAAATTTGGGGATTTCACAGCAGTGGACAAAAGGTGGTTTTCAATTTATTACGAGCTCGGCATTGATGGTTTATCGCTTGTAATGATGTTGCTCACAGCCCTTCTAGCGATGCTTGCAGCTATTGCGGCATTTTCTATTAAAAGAAATTTGAAAGCATTCTACATGCTGTTACTCATGTTAGAAATAGGTATGCTCGGTGTCTTTGCTGCTCAAAATTTAATGTTGTTCTTCATGTTCTTTGAGATTACGTTGCCACCAATGTTTTTATTAATTGGCAAGTGGGGGAAATTGTCGAGTGAAAAGGCTGCATATAGTTATTTAATATATAACGGTATTGGATCAGCTATTTTACTTATCGTTTTCTCGGTTTTATTTGCGAAAACAGGTACGACAAATATTGCGGAGCTTAAAGAAATATTAACGAGTGTAGGTGCTGGGGGAGGAATGGCCGTTTCAAGTAACTTACAGTTCGGCTTGTTTCTTTCCATAATGATTGCTTTCGCGATTAAACTCCCTGTTTTCCCTTTGCATCGCTGGATGGTCAATGTACACATAGAAGCGCATCCTGCTGTAGTTATGCTTCATGCGGGGGTTTTGCTGAAGATTGGTGCGTACGGTATTGTTCGCTTCGGGAAAGGGCTATTCCCAGAATATTTTCGTGAGTTTGCAACGCTAATCGCAATTTTAGGGGTAATTAATTTATTGTATGGGGCCTTTCTAGCACTCATCCAAACGGACTTTAGAAAGGTACTTGCTTACTCTAGTATTTCGCATATGGGCATTGTATTAATGGGGCTTGCGGCGTTAAATGCACCAGGTACACAAGGGGCGCTATTCCAAGTTGTGTCTCACGGTTTAATTGCAGCCTTGCTCTTCTTCTTACTTGGCATCATTGAAGAGCGTTTCGGGACGTCGGATATTACAGAACTTGGTGGACTCGCAAAAAGTGTTCCAGTGCTTAGCGGCTTCTTCTTGGCGGGAGGTATGGCATCGCTTGGAATGCCAGGGATGTCCGGATTTATTAGCGAATTTCTTGCCTTTCTCGGTTTATTCCAAGGGAAACCGGTTATCGCCGCCGCGGGTGTACTTGGAATTATTTTAACCGCTGTATACGTATTAAGAGCGATACTTCAAGTGACATTTGGTAAGAAAGAATGGGAAGCGAAATCTGATATACACGGATGGGAGTACGTCCCTGTTATAGTGCTTATCATTTGTATTATTGCAATTGGAGTAATGCCAGAACTACTAGGGGATCCGCTTCAAACTACATTGAAAACATTGGGGGTGAAGTAGGATGGATATGAACACATTACTTAGCTTATCATGGCATCTCATGGTACCAGAATTCATTATTCTCGGGGCTGCCATCCTTCTTTCCATATGTGATTTGTTTTTTAAGTTGAACCATAGGTACGTAGCGATTAGTGCAATTGCCGCTGTCTTGTTAGCGATAGTGTCATTAATTTCGCTATACAGCGAACCGGCAGGAGATATTTTAAATGGATCGTTTGTGCTAGATGGATTTTCAAAAGGGTTTAAAACGTTGTTGTTAGGCGGAGCAGCTCTCGTTTTATGTATGGCAATGAGCGATGACAAGAAGGAGCCTATTCAAGACAAAGGAGAATATTATTACTTGTTTTTAATGGCGCTCCTAGGAGCGATGTTCATGGCTTCTAGCGTTGATTTCATCACACTATTCGTCGGTTTAGAACTGCTCTCGCTTTCTTCGTATATTCTAGTAGGAATCCGAAAGAGAAACCGCGCATCAAATGAGGCAGCGATGAAATACGTCATTAACGGAGGAATTGGAACAGCAATTACGCTCTTTGGAATGAGCTACTTATATGGTATTACAGGGTCGACCAACATAGTGGAAATGCAAAAGGCATTTACGCAAGAGCTGGCTGGTGGCATTCAATTATTGTTAGCTCTTGCATTTCTACTACTGCTCGTTGGACTCTCGTTCAAAATTGCAACAGTGCCGTTTCATATGTGGGCACCAGATGTATATGAGGGAGCCGCTACACCTGTCGCTGCCTTTCTTGGAACAATTTCTAAAATTTCCGGTTTTTTACTCATTACGCGTTTGTTTCTTATGGTGTTTGCAGGTGTGGCAATCCAAGGAGACGCACAATCTTTATACGGGCGTATGAGCATATACATTGCGGTGCTAGCGAGTATTACGATGATTGTTGGGAACGTAGTAGCATTAAAGCAATACAACGTAAAACGTCTATTTGCCTATTCAGGTATCGCGCATGCTGGATATTTGCTAGTCCCCCTTGTAGCGCTATCGCAGTTTACGATGGATAGTATGTGGTTTTATATGCTTGCATATATGCTTATGAATATAGGAGCATTTGCAATCATCCACGGATTAATCTTACAAAATGATAAGGAAAATATGACGATTTTCACAGGGTTATATAAGCGGTCCCCCTTTACAGCTATAGTGATGACGGTCTTTATTTTATCATTAGCTGGAATACCCGGGACAGCAGGTTTCATCGGGAAAATTAACATCTTTTTAGGGGCACTTCATGTTGAACCTGCTCATTACGTATTAGCTTCTATTATGATGGGGACAACAGTTATTTCATTCGTATATTACTTCCGGATATTACAGCAAATGTTTTTCCGCACGGGAGAGACAGAAGAAAAGCTTCGGTTACCGTTAAATATAAAGATTGTCATGAGTCTTTGCGCAATTTCAATTGTAATACTAGGGATTATGCCGATGATTGGTTACAATTTCTTCTATGAATATTTTCCATTAATGAAAGATTTCTTCTTCTTAGGGAACGTGGTACAATAGTAAAAATAAAGGGTGTAGAGTCCGTACTCTACGCTTTTTATTTTGGAGTAACAGCAAATGAAAACACCTATAGGTATATGTTTTTTAACAGAAAATTAAGATGTAAAATGTAAGATGCTTATTTGCGTGTGAAAAAGTGTGGCTCCTACTTATTTATGGTATCGTTTTTTACATTTTGCGTAAGTAGTAGCCAAGCAAAAAAAGGGGTCGATTTTTTGGCACATCTTTTAGGGCAACAAGCACTGATTGCCATTGTTTCACATTTATTATTTATTACCATTACGTGGTGGGCCTTACAAGGTATTCACATTGAGCGCTTAATGAAGTCTGGAAAAGTGCTGCAGACGAGAGTATTACTCATCCTAATTACAATTACAATTGGGACATCTGTAAGTAACTTTTTCCTTGATTATTTAGGCTATTCAAAGAGTTTAACGTATTTAGTAAAGTAAGTGTATAGAACCTCATATCTCCGTTAACAATGGGGATAGGAGGGGATGAAATTGAAGTTTAAAGCCATTCTTATCGTTATCGTAAGTGTTGTTTTATTTTTGGTTGGATATAAAGAGATGAAACCTATAAGCGATGAACAGAAAATGGAGAGCATGATTGCAGCTTTAGAGAAGAACGATGCAAAAGTAGAGCGGTGGTCATGGTTAGCGCGAGAAACGAAAACAATTTCTAATATACATACGTTTCAAAAACTGTTAAATGATGTGAAGGAAGAGGCAAACATCGAAAGTTGGGAATTAGAACAATCTCCAGATGGATATAAGGCTACATCCTATAAAAAATCTTCTTCACATGAAGAACGAATAGTAGTAACTTGGAGTAAGGAAAATACTAAAGAAAACACTTTTATTATTTTTGAAGTGAGCGGGGCGAAATGGGACCCGAAGTACGTTCAGAACATAGATGAAATTTTAAGTGAAAAACCTATAATTTACACTTGTGTTCAAGGTGTACTGAATGATAAGATTGAAGGTGTTTTGCAAAATAAAACCAATCAGGTTTTGAAAGATCTTTCAGCAAGAGCGATCGAACAGATAGAAGAAAGAGCATTTGTATCAGTCTCCGCATATAATAAAAAGTGGAATGACGCTCTTTCAACAAATAGAGAGAAAATAAATGTGCAAATAGCAATACGTTCTACAAACAACAAAGATACAATTGTGGTTGGCACACCGATCATAACTTCTGAGTATTGAGTGAATAGATACTGAAAAAAGGACACGGAGGGGAATAATTTGGAAAAGATCATCGTCCGTGGCGGAAAGCGGTTAAGCGGCACAGTGCGTGTTGAGGGCGCAAAAAATGCTGTATTACCTATAATCGCTGCAGCCCTATTAGCGAGTGACGGAAAGAATGTACTATCTGAAGTACCAGTATTATCTGATGTATACACAATTAACGAGGTATTACGTCATTTAAATGCTGAAGTCGTATTTGAAAATAACCAAGTAACAATCGATTCTTCTAAAGAATTAAACATTGAAGCACCATTTGAGTATGTACGTAAGATGCGTGCATCTGTTCAAGTAATGGGACCATTATTAGCACGTAACGGTCGTGCTCGTATTGCACTTCCTGGTGGATGTGCAATTGGTTCACGTCCAATTGACCAACATTTAAAAGGCTTTGAAGCAATGGGAGCGAAAGTAAAAGTTGGTAACGGATTTGTTGAGGCACACGTAGAGGGCGAACTAAAAGGAGCTAAAATTTATTTAGACTTCCCAAGCGTAGGCGCGACAGAAAACATTATGTCTGCAGCTACATTAGCAAAAGGGACAACAGTCCTTGAAAACGCAGCGAAAGAGCCAGAAATCGTTGACTTAGCTAACTTCTTAAATGCAATGGGTGCGAAAGTACGCGGAGCTGGAACTGGAACGATTCGTATTGAAGGCGTTGAAAAATTATATGGTGCAAACCACCCTATTATTCCTGACCGTATTGAAGCAGGAACATTCATGGTTGCAGCGGCAATTACAGGTGGAGACATCTTAATTGAAAATGCTGTGCCTGAACATTTACGCTCAATTACAGCGAAAATGGAAGAAATGGGTGTTAAAATTATTGAGGAAAATGAAGGTGTACGTGTTATCGGCCCAGATAAGTTAAAAGCGGTTGATATTAAAACTATGCCTCATCCAGGTTTCCCAACAGACATGCAATCACAAATGATGGCATTATTACTACATGCTGATGGAACAAGTATGATTACAGAAACGGTATTCGAAAACCGCTTTATGCACGTTGAAGAATTCCGTCGTATGAATGCTGATATTAAAATCGAAGGTCGTTCTGTAATTATGAACGGTCCAAGTAGCCTGCAAGGTGCTGAAGTAGGCGCAACTGATTTACGTGCTGCAGCAGCATTAATCTTAGCTGGTTTAGTATCAGAAGGTTATACTCGTGTAACAGAGTTAAAACATCTTGACCGCGGTTATGTAGACTTCCATAAGAAATTAGCTGCATTAGGTGCAACTATTGAACGTGTAAACGAAAAAGTAGAAGAAGTGAAAGAACAAGAAGTTTCTGATCTTCACGCTTAATTGAAGTAGTCTCTATGTCTTTTGACATAGGGGCTATTTTTTTTTGGGTTATTACTGTTATAGTCAATAAATTCTATACTTATGCACGTCTCAGTAAAAATATTTAGAAAATTTTCGTTTTTATCCTGCTATTTGTGGTCAGTAAGATCCCTGCCTCATTAAAGTTTCAATTTATCCCGCTATTTGCGGGCAGTAAAACTCCCACCTCAAAATTCGGCTGGAGCAAAGAAGTTATGTGGGAGCCCTGCTGCCCGTAAACGCCCGATTGGTGAAGGCTAATAATCAGTGGGGGATGAACAAAACCCCCACTGATTATAGTTTCACTTTATACCGATACCCCCAAGTATGTTCTAAAAGATCCCGTAGTTCCATAAGAATGAAAGGAATCCAACTTTATATTGGGGGAATAGGATGAAATTTTCAAAGCCGCTTTTCATTACAGTAGCGCTCTTAATAGCGCTCGTTATCATTGTACCTGCTGCTCTTGTTATTCCGTTTGCGAAAGCAAAAGTAGGGGAAGAAGCAGCTTCTAAAACTCCTCCAGCGATAGAAAGTATACCAGCTCCAGGGAAAGTGGATACAGCGGTTCAAGTTGCTGTATACCGTGATCAGCAGAAGAAGGTAGAAACATTACCTATGGAGGAGTATGTGGCCGGTGTAGTAGCTTCTGAGATGAATGCCAGCTTTGAAATAGAGGCGCTAAAGGCGCAGGCATTAGCAGCAAGAACATTTGTAGTGCAGCGTATGCTAAGCGGAGGTAAGAAAAACAATGCGGACGTGACAGATACAGTGAAAGATCAAGTGTACAAAAGCAAAGAGGAATTGAAGAAACAATGGGGTAATAACTACGAAAATAATTTAAAGAAAATTGAGGAAGCCGTTTCGAAAACCGCAGGACAAGTTTTAACGTATGATGGAAAACCAATTTCAGCATCCTTCTTCTCAACGAGTAACGGACGAACAGAAAATGCAGCTGATTATTGGGGAAATGATTATCCATACTTAAAGAGTGTAGATAGTCCGTGGGATCAAGCCTCTCCAAAATTTACGAGTGAGCAAAAATTCACAGTATCTGATTTTCAAAAACGTCTCGGTGTGAAAGTACTAGCAAACGGAAAGGTTGGTAATATTAAAGACCTTACGGAAGGAAAGCGAGTAAAGGATGTAGAGTTCCAAGGGAAAACATTAACAGGAAAACAAGTTCGTGAAAAGTTAGATTTACGCTCCTCAGACTTTACGTGGAAACAAGAAGGGGATAACATCACCGTTACGACGAAAGGATTCGGTCACGGCGTCGGTATGAGCCAGTACGGTGCGAATGGCATGGCAGTGGAAGGTAAGAAATATACAGATATCGTCGCTCATTATTATAAAGGCGTTGAAATAAAGACGATGAATGATTATGAAGGAAAGTTAATGGTGAAAAAATAGAACGCAAAAGAGACCGTCTCAAAAGGTGTTTTGGGACGGTCTTTTCATATTTATAAGTTGCTACTATTGTCGAATCGCTGATAAAACTCGAGTTGTGGTCGATATATTCGAAAAATCACCGATAAAATTTTATCCCGCTATTTGTGGGAGTAGGGCTGCCCGTAAAAGCTCGATTGGTGAAGGCTAATAATCAGTGGGGGATGAACAAAACCCCCACTGATTAAAGTTTCACTTTATTTGCCATCATGCGACATGAAAAAAGAGCTACTCTCATCGATTTTGGGACAGGTCCTTATTTGTTATGGTACTTCATGAAATATCATAATTTTCCATTAAATGTTTGATATAATTAGGGAAAAACATTTGGAGGAGACAGAATGGCGTTATTGGAGTTGAAACAATTAGGGAAGACGAACCAGTTGCCGGCAATTGAACTGGAGGTTGAAAAAGGGCAATGTGTTGTTTTGCAGTGCAATAATCATACAGCTAAAGTGTTGCATCGCATTATTATCGGAGAAGAAGAGGCTTCTT
It encodes:
- the spoIID gene encoding stage II sporulation protein D, translated to MKFSKPLFITVALLIALVIIVPAALVIPFAKAKVGEEAASKTPPAIESIPAPGKVDTAVQVAVYRDQQKKVETLPMEEYVAGVVASEMNASFEIEALKAQALAARTFVVQRMLSGGKKNNADVTDTVKDQVYKSKEELKKQWGNNYENNLKKIEEAVSKTAGQVLTYDGKPISASFFSTSNGRTENAADYWGNDYPYLKSVDSPWDQASPKFTSEQKFTVSDFQKRLGVKVLANGKVGNIKDLTEGKRVKDVEFQGKTLTGKQVREKLDLRSSDFTWKQEGDNITVTTKGFGHGVGMSQYGANGMAVEGKKYTDIVAHYYKGVEIKTMNDYEGKLMVKK